From the Cydia amplana chromosome 8, ilCydAmpl1.1, whole genome shotgun sequence genome, the window CCGCAGCGCGGAACCCGCGGACATGAAGTACCAGCATCACCTGCAAGCGGGAGGCTCGCCCTCGCCGGGAGCGCCCGTGCTCAACCCTTGGGCGTCGCTGCCGCCCGCGGACCCCTGGACGATGCACCAGCACCACGCGCACGCTCACCAGCCGGACGTGAAGCCGCCGAGCGGCCACGACGCGCGCCACCTGCCGCACCACGCGCACCACCACCACGCGCACGGCTGGCACGCGCCCGTCGTGTCCGCGCACTACGGCGCCGGCTCCCCGGTGCCGCTGCACGCCGGCTACCCGGTGCCCATGCACCAGCACCACATGCTCAGAGACGTGCAGCCGTCCCCGCACCTGCACCACCACGCGCTCGATAGAGACGCGCCAGAAGAAGACACCCCGACCAGTGACGACTTGGAAGCTTTCGCGAAACAGTTTAAACAGCGCCGTATAAAACTCGGCTTCACACAGGCTGACGTCGGCCTCGCGCTCGGCACGCTATACGGAAACGTGTTCTCACAGACCACAATCTGCCGCTTCGAGGCGTTGCAGCTCAGCTTCAAAAACATGTGTAAACTGAAGCCTCTGTTACAAAAGTGGTTAGAAGAAGCGGATTCGACGACAGGCAGTCCGACGAGTATCGACAAGATAGCGGCACAGGGTCGCAAGCGCAAGAAGCGCACGTCGATCGAAGTGTCAGTGAAAGGAGC encodes:
- the LOC134650612 gene encoding silk gland factor 3; translation: MAATTYMPGELDLGTLGGYHAASPRSAEPADMKYQHHLQAGGSPSPGAPVLNPWASLPPADPWTMHQHHAHAHQPDVKPPSGHDARHLPHHAHHHHAHGWHAPVVSAHYGAGSPVPLHAGYPVPMHQHHMLRDVQPSPHLHHHALDRDAPEEDTPTSDDLEAFAKQFKQRRIKLGFTQADVGLALGTLYGNVFSQTTICRFEALQLSFKNMCKLKPLLQKWLEEADSTTGSPTSIDKIAAQGRKRKKRTSIEVSVKGALEQHFHKQPKPSAQEITSLADSLQLEKEVVRVWFCNRRQKEKRMTPPNTLGGELLDGMGHAHYAHGDGLAHGSPLQHAHSPPGLSPQHAHHHSLPQGAHTLAAH